One Keratinibaculum paraultunense genomic window carries:
- a CDS encoding D-alanyl-D-alanine carboxypeptidase family protein yields the protein MKKNIFILLLTIILFISSYSFGQKPNISAQSAILMDKESGRILIEYNPYIRLPMASTTKIMTALIALERGNINDKIEIKKHYVGVEGSSIYLYEGEIISLEDLLYGLMLRSGNDAAIAIADYIGGNIEQFVFMMNQKAKIIGANNTNFVNPHGLHDDNHYTTAYDLALITKEAMNIEKFTEIVKSKMWKAHREKNNLFYNKNNTLWEYEGGDGVKIGYTIRAGRCLVSSATRNGRTIIAIVLNDRNWFNDCYNLLDYGFENFRNYVIFDRGQCLREIAVINGRKDFVSVVIKNLFTYPLKEEELDKVKIYIDLPNEILAPIEKNQVIGKARVYLDGVLIHEEDIISKEAVAKLGFFESLIKTINTKDKN from the coding sequence TTGAAAAAAAATATTTTTATATTATTGCTTACTATCATCTTGTTTATAAGTAGTTATTCATTTGGGCAAAAACCGAATATTAGTGCACAAAGTGCTATATTAATGGATAAAGAGTCGGGTAGAATACTAATTGAATATAATCCTTATATAAGATTACCCATGGCTAGCACTACCAAAATAATGACAGCATTAATTGCATTAGAAAGAGGAAATATAAATGATAAGATTGAAATAAAAAAACATTATGTGGGTGTTGAAGGCTCTAGCATATATCTTTATGAAGGTGAAATTATAAGTTTAGAAGATTTATTATATGGTTTAATGTTAAGATCTGGAAATGATGCTGCTATTGCTATAGCTGATTATATTGGGGGTAATATTGAACAATTTGTATTTATGATGAACCAAAAGGCTAAAATTATTGGTGCTAATAATACAAATTTTGTGAATCCTCATGGTCTTCATGATGATAATCATTATACAACAGCTTATGATCTTGCATTAATAACTAAAGAAGCAATGAATATTGAGAAATTTACAGAAATTGTGAAGTCGAAAATGTGGAAGGCTCATAGGGAGAAAAATAATTTATTCTATAATAAAAATAATACTCTTTGGGAATATGAAGGAGGTGATGGGGTAAAAATTGGATATACTATAAGGGCAGGAAGATGTTTAGTATCTAGTGCAACTCGGAATGGGCGTACTATTATTGCAATAGTGCTTAATGATAGAAATTGGTTTAATGATTGTTATAATTTACTAGATTATGGATTTGAGAATTTTAGAAACTATGTAATATTTGATAGAGGTCAGTGTTTGAGAGAAATTGCTGTGATAAATGGCAGGAAAGATTTTGTATCAGTTGTGATAAAAAATTTATTTACTTATCCATTAAAAGAAGAGGAACTAGATAAAGTTAAAATCTATATTGATTTACCAAATGAAATACTTGCACCAATAGAAAAAAATCAAGTTATAGGTAAAGCTAGGGTATATTTAGATGGAGTATTAATCCATGAGGAAGATATTATATCTAAAGAAGCTGTAGCAAAACTAGGTTTTTTTGAGAGTTTAATTAAAACTATAAACACAAAAGATAAAAATTGA
- a CDS encoding pseudouridine synthase: protein MRLQKYMAKCGVASRRKSEEIILEGRVKVNGIIEKKLGTVIDPNKDVIEVDNKIINMEENKVYIMLNKPEGYVTTVKDKYSKKIVLDLIVGIDERIYPVGRLDSETTGLLLMTNDGDLTYKLTHPSYQVPKKYIALVEGIPNNKKLHKFRRGLKIDGRITAEAYIKILKEYKNTSLLEISIHEGRNRQIRKMCQHIGHPVIKLKRVAIGELELGKLEVGKWRYLTSKEVKYLKTL from the coding sequence ATGAGGTTACAGAAATATATGGCTAAATGTGGTGTGGCTTCAAGAAGAAAGTCTGAAGAAATTATACTTGAAGGTAGGGTAAAGGTAAATGGAATTATTGAAAAGAAACTAGGTACTGTTATTGATCCAAATAAAGATGTGATAGAAGTTGACAATAAAATAATTAATATGGAGGAAAATAAAGTATATATTATGTTAAACAAACCTGAAGGATATGTCACAACTGTAAAGGATAAATATAGTAAAAAGATTGTATTAGATTTAATAGTTGGAATTGATGAAAGAATCTATCCAGTAGGTAGATTAGATTCAGAAACAACTGGATTGTTGCTTATGACTAATGATGGAGATTTAACTTATAAATTAACCCATCCAAGTTATCAAGTTCCTAAAAAATATATTGCTTTAGTAGAAGGTATACCAAATAATAAAAAACTTCATAAATTTAGAAGAGGACTTAAAATAGATGGAAGGATAACAGCAGAAGCGTATATAAAAATACTAAAAGAATATAAGAATACTTCATTATTAGAAATTTCAATACATGAAGGGAGAAATAGACAAATAAGGAAAATGTGTCAGCATATTGGTCACCCAGTCATTAAGTTAAAAAGAGTAGCTATTGGAGAATTAGAACTGGGGAAATTAGAAGTTGGAAAATGGAGATACTTAACTTCTAAAGAAGTTAAGTATCTCAAAACGCTTTAG
- a CDS encoding site-2 protease family protein produces the protein MKIDILLNIPGLLVAIIIHEYAHGFIAYLLGDDTAKNSGRLTLNPFKHFDIIGFVFLLLFKFGWAKPVPINPNNFKKRKRDTILVSLAGPFSNFILAIIISFIISLGLVTNNILLSILIIMLWYNLMLGVFNLLPFPPLDGSKILASLLPNKYEYIFYKYERYLYLILILLIVTNTIDKILGPFINFSLNLLIRIVG, from the coding sequence ATGAAAATTGATATATTATTAAATATACCTGGATTATTGGTAGCTATAATTATTCATGAATACGCACATGGTTTTATAGCATACTTACTTGGAGATGATACTGCTAAAAACTCTGGTAGATTAACTCTTAATCCTTTTAAGCATTTTGATATAATTGGATTTGTATTTTTGTTATTATTTAAATTTGGATGGGCAAAGCCTGTACCAATAAATCCTAATAATTTTAAAAAGCGAAAAAGAGATACTATATTAGTATCTTTGGCAGGTCCTTTTTCCAATTTTATATTAGCTATAATAATAAGTTTTATTATATCTTTAGGATTAGTAACTAATAATATTTTATTAAGTATACTAATAATAATGTTATGGTATAATCTAATGTTAGGAGTTTTTAATTTATTACCTTTTCCACCTTTAGATGGTTCTAAAATATTGGCTAGTTTATTACCTAATAAATATGAATATATATTTTACAAATATGAAAGATATTTATATTTAATATTAATTTTATTAATAGTTACAAATACTATTGATAAAATACTTGGACCATTTATAAATTTTAGTTTGAATTTGTTAATTAGAATAGTTGGTTAA
- a CDS encoding class I SAM-dependent methyltransferase: MKFKHFINPVETVKKIMYYYVKEGYIALDCTVGNGKDTLRLAKLVGKNGKVYGFDIQGEAINNTKNKLKELGLEQNVILINDGHENINKYIHENLDFIVYNLGYLPGGDKNIKTQPTTTIKSLKKALPLLNNNGLLLITCYVGHDGGKEEQEIVEIFLKSLDQKMYNVLQFKFINQRNNPPILYGVEKTY; this comes from the coding sequence ATGAAATTTAAACATTTTATTAATCCAGTAGAAACAGTAAAAAAAATAATGTATTATTACGTGAAAGAAGGATATATAGCATTAGATTGTACCGTAGGGAATGGCAAAGATACTTTAAGATTAGCTAAATTAGTTGGTAAAAACGGCAAAGTATATGGATTTGATATTCAAGGGGAGGCAATAAATAATACAAAAAATAAATTAAAAGAATTAGGTTTAGAACAAAATGTTATTTTAATTAATGATGGACATGAAAATATAAATAAATATATTCATGAAAACTTAGATTTTATAGTTTATAATTTAGGATATTTACCAGGAGGAGATAAAAATATTAAAACCCAACCTACAACAACTATAAAAAGTTTAAAAAAGGCTCTACCACTTTTAAATAACAATGGGTTATTACTAATTACTTGCTATGTTGGGCATGATGGAGGAAAAGAAGAACAAGAAATAGTGGAAATTTTTTTAAAATCTTTGGATCAAAAGATGTATAATGTTTTACAATTTAAATTTATTAATCAAAGAAACAATCCGCCAATATTATATGGCGTAGAAAAAACATATTAA
- a CDS encoding oxaloacetate decarboxylase subunit alpha: MAGIKITDTTLRDAHQSLIATRMKTEDMLPIADKIDKVGFYSLEVWGGATFDACLRFLNEDPWERLRKLRKTVKNTKLQMLLRGQNLLGYRHYPDDVVEEFIKKSIENGIDIIRIFDALNDPRNIKKSLEATKKYGGHAQAAISYTTSPVHNNEYYINLAIEMEKMGADSICIKDMSGILLPYEAEKLVKGLKEQISVPIQIHSHFTSGIANQTYMKAIEAGADIIDTAISPLGMGTSQPATESMIASLQNSPYYPNEIDMDLLLEITDYFKDLRDKYLEEGLLDVKVLNVDVRTLKYQVPGGMLSNLVSQLKEQGALDKLDEVLEEVPKVREDLGYPPLVTPMSQMVGTQAVLNVLLGERYKMVPKEAKDYVRGLYGKPTVPIKEEIKKKIIGDEEVYTGRPADLLEPELDKLKNEIKEYIEQEEDVLTYALFPQVAMDFFKYRQAKKYKIDNNLLDDEFKTYPI; encoded by the coding sequence ATGGCAGGTATAAAAATAACAGATACAACTTTAAGAGATGCACACCAATCTTTAATAGCTACAAGAATGAAAACAGAAGATATGCTACCTATAGCAGATAAGATTGATAAGGTAGGTTTTTATTCTTTGGAAGTTTGGGGTGGTGCAACTTTTGATGCTTGTCTAAGATTTTTAAATGAAGATCCATGGGAAAGATTAAGGAAATTAAGAAAAACAGTCAAGAATACTAAACTTCAAATGCTATTGAGGGGACAAAATCTTTTAGGCTATAGGCACTATCCTGATGATGTAGTGGAGGAATTTATTAAAAAATCTATTGAAAATGGAATAGATATAATTAGAATATTTGATGCTTTAAATGATCCAAGAAATATTAAGAAATCTTTAGAAGCAACTAAAAAATATGGTGGACATGCTCAAGCTGCTATATCTTATACTACAAGTCCTGTTCATAATAATGAATATTACATAAATTTAGCGATTGAAATGGAAAAAATGGGTGCTGATTCTATATGTATTAAAGATATGTCAGGAATTTTATTACCTTATGAAGCTGAAAAGTTAGTTAAAGGGTTAAAAGAGCAAATATCTGTCCCAATTCAAATTCATTCTCACTTTACTAGCGGAATAGCAAATCAAACTTATATGAAAGCCATAGAAGCAGGAGCTGATATAATAGATACAGCTATTTCTCCTTTAGGGATGGGAACTAGTCAACCTGCTACTGAATCTATGATAGCTTCTTTACAAAATTCACCATATTATCCTAATGAAATAGATATGGATCTACTTTTAGAAATAACTGATTATTTTAAGGACTTAAGAGATAAATATTTAGAAGAAGGATTGCTTGATGTAAAAGTATTAAATGTAGATGTAAGAACTTTAAAATATCAAGTACCTGGGGGAATGCTTTCTAATTTAGTTTCACAATTAAAGGAACAAGGAGCTTTAGATAAGCTTGATGAAGTGTTAGAAGAGGTTCCAAAGGTTAGAGAAGATTTAGGGTATCCACCTCTAGTTACTCCTATGAGTCAAATGGTTGGGACTCAAGCAGTGTTAAATGTATTATTAGGTGAAAGGTATAAGATGGTTCCTAAAGAAGCCAAAGATTATGTTAGAGGTTTATATGGCAAACCAACAGTTCCAATAAAAGAAGAGATAAAGAAGAAGATAATAGGTGACGAGGAAGTATATACAGGAAGACCAGCAGATTTATTAGAACCTGAATTAGATAAATTGAAAAATGAAATAAAAGAATATATAGAGCAAGAAGAAGATGTATTAACCTATGCATTATTTCCTCAAGTTGCTATGGATTTTTTTAAATATAGACAAGCAAAAAAGTATAAGATAGATAATAATTTATTAGATGATGAATTTAAGACTTATCCCATATAA
- a CDS encoding D-alanyl-D-alanine carboxypeptidase family protein: MSKRFISIVLCIIMMLFTFTTYAEDSLEIKARSAILMDYHTGEIIYEKNPHDRLPPASISKIMTLLLGMEALENGKIRLEDEVRISAHASKMGGSQLWLEEGEIQTVENLFKAICLRSANDASVALAEHIAGSEMAFVKIMNEKAKELGMENSNFINATGLPDENQYVSAYDVAKMSRELLKYEKIHEWLTIYMDEIKVGKKKDKVQSLVNTNRLVIDYEGTTGIKTGSTNEAGFCLSASAKRGNLQLIAVVMGSETSKSRFEESIKLLDYGFANYDSLLIGKKGETISKVLVHKGMEEYVEAVLERDGYILVPKGKGTNISKEIILPEFVESPISKGEEVGYLVISLDGKEVDKIRLISKHNIDRADLKNMFKKMLKNLLINK, encoded by the coding sequence GTGAGTAAAAGATTTATATCAATTGTTCTCTGTATAATTATGATGCTATTTACATTTACTACTTATGCTGAAGATAGTTTAGAAATAAAAGCTAGATCAGCAATTTTAATGGATTATCATACTGGTGAAATAATTTATGAGAAGAATCCTCATGATAGACTACCTCCTGCAAGTATTAGCAAAATCATGACTCTTCTATTAGGCATGGAAGCTTTAGAAAATGGAAAAATTAGATTAGAAGATGAGGTTAGAATAAGTGCTCACGCTTCAAAAATGGGAGGAAGTCAATTATGGTTAGAAGAAGGAGAAATTCAGACAGTAGAAAATTTATTTAAAGCTATATGTTTAAGGTCTGCTAACGATGCATCGGTAGCATTAGCAGAGCATATAGCAGGAAGTGAGATGGCATTTGTAAAAATAATGAATGAAAAAGCAAAAGAGTTAGGAATGGAGAATAGCAATTTTATTAATGCAACTGGACTGCCTGATGAAAATCAATATGTATCCGCATATGATGTCGCTAAAATGTCTAGAGAATTATTAAAATATGAAAAAATTCATGAATGGTTAACTATTTATATGGATGAAATAAAAGTAGGAAAAAAGAAAGACAAAGTACAAAGTTTAGTTAATACAAATAGATTAGTAATAGATTATGAAGGAACTACAGGAATAAAAACTGGTTCTACAAATGAGGCTGGTTTTTGTTTATCTGCCTCTGCAAAGCGTGGTAATTTACAATTGATAGCAGTAGTTATGGGAAGTGAAACTTCAAAATCGAGGTTTGAAGAAAGTATAAAATTATTAGATTACGGTTTTGCTAACTATGACTCTTTACTTATTGGTAAAAAAGGAGAGACCATAAGTAAAGTTTTAGTTCATAAGGGTATGGAAGAATATGTTGAAGCGGTTTTAGAAAGAGATGGATATATACTTGTTCCTAAAGGCAAAGGAACAAATATATCAAAGGAAATAATATTACCTGAATTTGTGGAGAGTCCTATAAGTAAAGGAGAAGAAGTTGGCTACTTAGTTATAAGTTTAGACGGAAAAGAGGTTGATAAAATTAGATTGATTTCAAAACATAATATAGATAGAGCTGATTTAAAAAATATGTTTAAAAAAATGTTAAAAAATTTACTTATTAATAAATAG
- a CDS encoding pyrimidine-nucleoside phosphorylase, with product MRMYNIIKKKRDGGELSTEEINYFVENYTKGKIPDYQISALFMAIYFNHMNKRETLDLTRAMVNSGDKVDLSSIKGIKVDKHSTGGVGDTTTLILGPMVAACGVPFAKMSGRGLGHTGGTLDKLESIKDFKVELSIEEFIRNVNNINISICSQTANIAPADKKFYALRDVTATVEDISLIASSIMSKKLAIGSDAIILDVKVGSGAFMKNLDDAINLGKEMVDIGIGYGRETIALITNMDEPLGNAIGNALEVKEAIDVLRGNGPKDLYELCIQLGIRLLLLSKRAKTEEEAKILLEETIRSKTAYNKFVELVKYQYGDIDYVKNPELLPKSDFVIEVKSEKDGYVKALNAEEIGKCALILGAGRETMESKIDFSVGIVLNKKVDDKVNVGDVLAYIHANDINKAKEVEAKIKEIYIIGEKNKENKKLIYGLISKDNIEIY from the coding sequence ATGAGAATGTATAATATCATAAAGAAAAAAAGAGATGGTGGTGAATTATCAACAGAAGAGATAAATTATTTTGTAGAAAATTATACTAAGGGCAAAATACCTGATTATCAAATTTCAGCACTGTTTATGGCAATATATTTTAATCATATGAATAAAAGAGAAACATTGGATTTAACTAGAGCTATGGTGAATTCTGGTGATAAAGTTGACCTTTCTAGTATTAAAGGAATAAAAGTTGATAAGCATTCTACTGGGGGAGTAGGAGATACTACAACACTCATTTTAGGTCCTATGGTAGCTGCTTGTGGAGTGCCTTTTGCAAAAATGTCTGGAAGAGGACTTGGACATACTGGAGGAACTCTAGATAAATTAGAATCAATAAAGGATTTTAAAGTGGAATTGAGTATTGAAGAATTTATAAGAAATGTGAATAATATAAATATATCTATATGTAGTCAAACAGCTAATATAGCACCTGCTGACAAGAAGTTTTATGCATTAAGAGATGTTACAGCTACTGTAGAGGATATATCTTTAATAGCTAGTAGTATAATGAGTAAAAAACTTGCTATAGGTTCAGATGCTATAATATTAGATGTAAAAGTAGGCAGTGGAGCTTTTATGAAAAATTTAGATGATGCAATAAATTTAGGAAAAGAAATGGTAGATATTGGGATAGGATATGGTAGAGAAACTATAGCTTTAATTACTAATATGGATGAACCATTAGGTAATGCAATTGGTAATGCATTAGAAGTAAAGGAAGCTATAGATGTATTAAGAGGTAATGGACCAAAAGATTTATATGAATTATGCATACAATTAGGAATTAGATTGTTGTTATTATCTAAAAGGGCTAAGACAGAAGAAGAAGCAAAAATTTTATTGGAAGAAACTATTCGTTCTAAAACTGCTTATAATAAATTTGTAGAACTTGTAAAATATCAATATGGAGATATTGATTATGTAAAAAATCCAGAACTTTTACCGAAATCAGATTTTGTTATTGAAGTTAAGAGTGAAAAAGATGGCTATGTAAAGGCTTTAAATGCAGAAGAAATTGGTAAATGTGCTTTAATTTTAGGAGCTGGAAGAGAGACTATGGAATCTAAAATTGATTTTAGTGTGGGTATTGTTTTAAATAAAAAAGTAGATGATAAGGTTAATGTAGGTGATGTATTAGCTTATATACATGCTAATGATATTAATAAAGCAAAAGAAGTAGAAGCGAAGATTAAAGAAATATATATTATTGGAGAAAAAAATAAAGAGAATAAAAAATTAATATATGGTTTAATAAGTAAAGATAATATAGAGATTTATTAA
- a CDS encoding DUF2953 domain-containing protein: MKYLLILILLLTFILLLSYIKFNIQFIYKTDEVKFEMSISLFKIFNFKIKPFSDKKRKINKKSGFNQFYLNKDFLNYILDKIILKQLTWKTKIGFNDAFLTAIVYGSIWSIKSVLISFILTNKEIEYLDFDVEAIFNKEELNVLFNCIIRIRMVYIIIIWIKILRMRKGGGKNVRTSNRRAYAYNNE, encoded by the coding sequence ATGAAATATTTATTAATTTTAATACTTTTATTAACTTTTATTTTGTTATTATCGTATATAAAATTTAATATTCAATTTATATATAAAACTGATGAAGTAAAGTTTGAGATGTCTATATCTTTATTTAAGATTTTTAATTTTAAAATAAAACCATTTAGCGATAAAAAACGGAAGATAAATAAAAAAAGTGGTTTTAATCAATTTTATTTGAATAAAGATTTTTTAAATTATATATTGGATAAAATTATATTAAAGCAATTAACGTGGAAAACTAAAATAGGATTTAATGATGCATTTTTAACAGCTATAGTATATGGAAGTATTTGGAGTATAAAAAGCGTTTTAATTAGTTTTATATTAACAAATAAAGAAATAGAATATTTAGATTTTGATGTTGAAGCTATATTTAATAAAGAAGAACTCAATGTTTTATTTAATTGTATAATAAGAATAAGAATGGTTTATATTATAATTATATGGATTAAAATATTAAGAATGCGTAAAGGTGGTGGCAAAAATGTCAGAACATCCAATAGAAGGGCTTATGCATACAACAATGAATAG
- a CDS encoding FAD-dependent oxidoreductase produces MNKVVIIGGGWAGCAASIAAIKLGVSVVLIEKTDMLLGLGNVGGIMRNNGRYTAAEENIFLGRDELFDITDKFTLHKDIEFPGHKHAYLYDVTKIEPAVRKLILSLGVELKLQKRAIDVILEDDYIKGIVLDDGEIIYGDGFIETTGSTGPMGNCLKYGNGCAMCILRCPTFGPRISISQKAGVKDIVGMKKDGSYGAFSGSCKLNKDSLSIEIKNELEEKGVVLLPIPQEDIKREKLSKKVCQQYALDEYAENVILLDTGHAKMMTPFYPLEKLRKIRGLENARYEDPYSGGIGNSVRYLSIAPRDNTMKVKGIKNLFCAGEKSGLFVGHTEAIVTGSLAGYNSVRYVFNRELLKLPTDLAIGDLIYFVNKKMKTEEGLKDRYTFAGSTYFNRMIDKGLYTTNDQQIRDRVEKLGLLNIYNRI; encoded by the coding sequence ATGAATAAGGTAGTAATTATAGGCGGTGGTTGGGCTGGATGTGCAGCGAGTATAGCTGCTATTAAGTTAGGAGTTTCAGTGGTTCTAATTGAAAAAACAGATATGTTACTAGGTTTAGGTAATGTAGGAGGGATAATGAGAAATAATGGTCGATATACAGCAGCAGAAGAAAATATTTTTTTAGGAAGAGATGAGCTATTTGATATAACAGATAAATTTACTTTGCATAAAGATATAGAATTCCCTGGTCATAAACATGCATATTTATATGATGTAACAAAAATTGAACCAGCTGTTAGAAAATTAATATTATCATTAGGTGTTGAATTAAAGTTGCAAAAACGAGCTATAGATGTAATATTAGAAGATGATTATATAAAAGGTATTGTACTAGATGATGGAGAAATAATATATGGTGATGGTTTTATAGAAACAACAGGCTCTACTGGTCCTATGGGAAATTGCCTGAAGTATGGTAACGGTTGTGCTATGTGTATTTTAAGGTGTCCTACTTTTGGTCCAAGAATTAGTATAAGTCAAAAAGCTGGAGTTAAGGATATAGTAGGTATGAAGAAGGATGGTTCTTATGGAGCATTTAGTGGTTCTTGTAAACTAAATAAAGATTCATTAAGTATTGAAATAAAAAATGAGTTGGAAGAAAAAGGAGTTGTATTACTTCCTATTCCTCAGGAAGATATTAAGCGAGAAAAATTGTCTAAAAAAGTATGTCAACAATATGCATTAGATGAATATGCAGAAAATGTAATATTATTGGATACTGGGCATGCTAAGATGATGACACCATTTTATCCATTAGAAAAACTTAGAAAAATTAGAGGCTTAGAAAATGCTCGTTATGAAGATCCATATTCAGGTGGTATAGGTAATTCAGTAAGATATCTATCTATTGCTCCAAGGGATAATACTATGAAAGTTAAGGGAATAAAAAATTTGTTTTGTGCAGGTGAAAAATCAGGTCTATTTGTTGGGCACACAGAAGCAATTGTTACAGGCAGTTTGGCAGGATACAATAGTGTCAGATATGTATTTAATAGAGAGTTATTAAAACTTCCTACAGATTTGGCTATTGGAGATTTAATTTATTTTGTAAATAAAAAAATGAAAACAGAAGAAGGTTTAAAAGATAGATATACCTTTGCAGGAAGTACTTATTTTAATAGAATGATTGATAAAGGTTTATATACTACTAATGATCAGCAAATAAGAGATAGAGTTGAAAAATTAGGATTATTAAATATATATAATAGAATTTAA
- the scpB gene encoding SMC-Scp complex subunit ScpB, which yields MDEREIKAIIEALLFVWGDPLSLSDISRIIELDEENVKEILDNMIAEFDFYRRGLKIICIEDKYQLATRPEHYQWIKKLTHEKKTKSLSAAALETLSIIAYKQPITKNEIEDIRGVRCDKVIDTLQEKGLIEEKGRLERTGRPIIYGTTSEFLKYFGLESLKDLPSLKDIRIKKE from the coding sequence GTGGATGAACGGGAGATAAAGGCAATAATAGAAGCATTATTATTTGTTTGGGGTGATCCTTTATCTTTAAGTGATATATCTAGAATTATTGAATTAGATGAAGAAAATGTAAAAGAAATATTAGATAATATGATTGCTGAATTTGATTTCTATAGAAGGGGTTTAAAAATAATATGTATAGAGGACAAGTATCAATTAGCTACTAGACCTGAACATTATCAATGGATTAAAAAGTTAACTCATGAAAAGAAAACTAAAAGCTTATCAGCAGCAGCTTTAGAAACTTTATCTATTATTGCTTATAAACAGCCTATAACTAAAAATGAAATAGAAGACATAAGAGGAGTTAGATGTGATAAGGTCATAGATACATTGCAAGAAAAAGGTTTAATAGAAGAAAAAGGGCGACTAGAAAGAACTGGTCGTCCAATAATATATGGCACTACAAGTGAATTTTTAAAATATTTTGGTTTAGAAAGCTTAAAAGATTTACCTTCGCTTAAGGATATAAGAATAAAAAAAGAATAA
- a CDS encoding segregation and condensation protein A — MEYKIILESFEGPMDLLLHLIDEAKIDIYDIPINEITEQYLEYITKMEELDLEITSDFLLMAATLLEIKSKMLLPQLDKNEEKQLEMEENDPRLELTKKLIEYKKFKYISKELKEYEEIQRKVFYKPKEDLSLFIEEDESLKPMDLDELVKAFNCILAKTKDSNNIIDVDKIQREEYTLDKCMENIKKKLSNKKQIKFQHLFDENVDKQEIIVTFLSLLELIKMKEVVVYQEKNFSNIVIKKRGV, encoded by the coding sequence ATGGAATATAAAATTATACTAGAGTCTTTTGAAGGACCTATGGATTTATTGTTACATCTTATAGATGAAGCAAAGATTGATATATATGATATTCCTATAAATGAGATAACAGAACAATATTTAGAATATATTACTAAGATGGAAGAGTTGGATTTGGAAATTACAAGTGATTTTTTGTTGATGGCTGCTACATTACTTGAAATAAAATCAAAGATGCTTCTTCCTCAACTTGATAAAAATGAAGAAAAGCAATTGGAAATGGAAGAAAATGATCCTAGATTAGAATTAACTAAAAAATTGATAGAATATAAAAAATTTAAGTATATTTCTAAAGAACTAAAAGAATATGAAGAAATCCAAAGAAAAGTTTTTTACAAACCTAAAGAAGATTTATCTTTATTTATAGAAGAAGATGAAAGTTTAAAGCCAATGGATTTAGATGAACTGGTAAAAGCCTTCAATTGTATACTTGCTAAAACTAAAGACAGTAATAATATTATTGATGTAGATAAGATACAAAGAGAAGAATATACACTAGATAAATGTATGGAAAATATAAAAAAGAAATTAAGTAATAAAAAACAAATAAAGTTTCAGCATTTATTTGACGAGAATGTTGATAAGCAAGAAATAATAGTTACGTTCTTGTCTTTACTTGAATTAATTAAAATGAAAGAAGTTGTTGTATATCAAGAAAAAAATTTTTCAAATATTGTGATTAAAAAAAGAGGTGTTTGA
- the ytfJ gene encoding GerW family sporulation protein: protein MSEHPIEGLMHTTMNSLKEMVDVNTIIGDPVQSEDGLIIIPVSKICFGFASGGTEFKKILNNKETNISDEKLPFGGGSGAGVSVQPVGFIVVGNDQIKLLTVDEGNTALSSLFDFLGKVVDNVQESMTKNKAKNDYDDSIDIS, encoded by the coding sequence ATGTCAGAACATCCAATAGAAGGGCTTATGCATACAACAATGAATAGCTTAAAAGAAATGGTTGATGTAAATACTATTATTGGTGACCCAGTTCAATCAGAAGACGGTTTAATTATTATACCAGTTTCAAAAATTTGCTTTGGTTTTGCATCTGGAGGAACAGAGTTTAAAAAAATATTAAATAATAAGGAAACAAACATTTCTGATGAGAAATTACCTTTTGGAGGGGGTAGTGGTGCAGGAGTTTCAGTTCAACCAGTAGGTTTTATTGTTGTAGGAAATGATCAAATTAAGTTACTAACAGTGGATGAAGGAAATACAGCTTTAAGTAGTTTATTTGATTTTCTAGGTAAGGTAGTAGATAATGTGCAGGAATCTATGACTAAAAATAAAGCTAAGAATGATTATGATGATTCCATAGATATTAGCTAA